Proteins encoded together in one Lathyrus oleraceus cultivar Zhongwan6 chromosome 5, CAAS_Psat_ZW6_1.0, whole genome shotgun sequence window:
- the LOC127078419 gene encoding uncharacterized protein LOC127078419, which yields MASDQENSQDANAPDDTSEKEITRGITIMKSIIRDRDKAVTYNVNWNADNQLIGSNAAKLASYIGTLVRMHIPITATRWSNKELGSAKDKIWTEILRSFNIEDTTIRKKYILQLAGKRHRGWRTFLTNKYLKDKEKKFVEYDPEYPVKYAIFITEEEWVAFVAQRRDENFKKVSATNRERASNPTYAYKKGRLGYARLEEKILDETKSDATSLPPHVLWKEARVGKDGTVRDDVQHIYDECETLSQSISTAEDQENRSVLSRALNVPEYPGRVRGKGHGCTPTSLYKNPRRRNPSNQEVMETLQALQAQVLQLQKDNERYRCMEKCSSQLKETSEKASINCQNKFPEGISSCQLYLSSPTYRLVGKGKVHNTSGDLLHHRPLPDGHLKVSVDVVLDKDALLPIPDIVSETTLLRDAIGSFVAWPLDLIFIDDETPTKPASKDRGILRHNESVASQKEVFAQGSQQLSQKIGSRQKNKRDLPVTYLPKKGAFVPRYQISLETLVDSSDMATAGAIRLLDMEEDIFGYSCTETIGKEDLEHIFRHQELGVGVIHTYIRFLYDNFMRGNDQLSNRFRFVSSSLVNKALICREPDSCREYLVKRFMASSTNNLYLWPYNSGCHWLLLAIDPLKEVVYFLNSIDGEWTNYPDMKQLVDTSIKVFRSQRQARVPRTKSSNITWIKVQCPLQRNGIDCGYFVMRFMREIINMNQIEIPITYFDEYKCAHYTRLQLEQIKEELCQYFIVKRLISI from the exons ATGGCTAGTGATCAAGAAAACTCACAAGATGCAAATGCTCCTGATGATACTTCAGAAAAAGAAATTACACGAGGCATCACTATTATGAAGAGTATCATTCGTGATAGAGATAAAGCAGTAACATATAATGTAAATTGGAATGCTGATAACCAACTAATTGGGTCTAATGCTGCAAAGTTGGCAAGCTACATTGGTACACTTGTTCGTATGCACATTCCAATCACTGCTACAAGATGGAGTAATAAAGAGTTGGGTAGCGCTAAAGATAAGATTTGGACTGAGATACTG AGGTCTTTTAACATTGAAGATACAACTATCCGAAAAAAGTATATActtcaattggccggaaaaagacaCAGAGGGTGGAGAACGTTTTTAACAAACAAGTATCTTAAGGACAAAGAAAAAAAATTTGTTGAATATGATCCGGAATATCCAGTGAAGTATGCGATCTTCATTACAGAAGAAGAATGGGTTGCTTTTGTAGCCCAAAGAAGAGACGAAAATTTCAAGAAAGTGAGTGCCACAAATCGCGAGAGAGCGTCAAATCCCACgtatgcatacaaaaaagggcgtTTGGGATATGCACGCTTAGAGGAAAAAATT TTAGACGAGAcgaaaagtgacgcaacatcaCTTCCGCCACATGTTTTGTGGAAAGAAGCTCGTGTGGGAAAGGATGGAACTGTTAGGGATGACGTTCAACATATTTATGATGAATGT GAGACCCTATCTCAATCGATAAGCACAGCTGAGGACCAGGAGAACAGGAGCGTACTTAGTAGAGcactaaatgttcctgagtatcCCGGTCGCGTGAGGGGTAAAGGGCATGGTTGTACTCCAACTTCCTTGTATAAGAATCCAAGGAGAAGAAATCCTagcaatcaagaagtgatggAGACGTTGCAGGCATTACAAGCGCAAGTTCTTCAATTGCAAAAGGATAATGAGAGATATAGGTGTATGGAAAAGTGCAGTTCACAGTTGAAAGAAACTAGTGAGAAAGCCAGTATCAATTGTCAAAAtaaatttcccgag ggcatttcatCTTGTCAGCTATACTTATCGTCACCGACTTATCGCctagttggcaagggaaaagtgcacaacacttcgggaGATTTACTTCACCATAGACCGCTCCCGGATGGACACCTTAAAGTATCGGTTGATGTTGTATTAGATAAGGATGCGTTGCTACCGATACCTGACATTGTTTCAGAGACAACATTGCTGCGAGATGCAATAGGATCATTTGTTGCATGGCCCTTGGATCTCATTTTCATTGATGATGAG ACGCCTACAAAACCCGCATCTAAGGATAGAGGGATTTTGCGGCACAACGAgtctgttgcatcacaaaaagaG GTATTTGCTCAAGGGTCACAACAACTGAGCCAGAAAATTGGTAGTCGACAGAAAAACAAAAGGGATCTTCCAGTGACTTATTTGCCAAAAAAAGGTGCTTTTGTGCCTCGATACCAGATATCTCTTGAAACACTTGTTGACTCATCAGATATGGCAACAGCTGGTGCTATTCGCTTACTGGATATGGAAGAAGATATCTTTGGTTATTCATGCACTGAAACAATCGGAAAAGAAGATCTGGAACATATTTTTCGGCATCAAGAATTAGGCGTCGGTGTTATACACACATACATCCG GTTCTTGTATGACAATTTCATGCGCGGGAATGATCAATTGTCAAACAGATTCCGTTTCGTGTCTTCCTCCCTGGTCAACAAAGCATTAATTTGTAGGGAACCGGATTCATGTAGAGAGTACTTAGTCAAGAGATTCATGGCCAGCAGTACAAACAACTTGTATCTTTGGCCGTATAATTCAGG GTGTCACTGGTTGTTGCTTGCTATTGATCCTTTAAAAGAAGTGGTATATTTTCTGAATTCGATAGATGGTGAATGGACAAATTATCCGGATATGAAGCAATTAGTTGATAC atCAATAAAAGTGTTCCGATCTCAAAGACAAGCTCGAGTACCACGTACTAAATCCAGCAACATTACGTGGATAAAAGTGCAG TGTCCTCTACAGCGCAACGGTATCGATTGCGGATACTTTGTAATGAGGTTTATGAGGGAAATCATTAATATGAATCAAATAGAGATTCCAATCACG tactttgatgaatacaagtgtgctcattacacgagactgcagttggaacaaatcaaggaggaattgtgtcaatattttattgtgaaaagattaattagtatataa